A segment of the Candidatus Andeanibacterium colombiense genome:
GCTCCGAATCTTTCTCGTTGAGGGAGCCGGCGTCGATCCTCACCCGGATCGAGACCTGGCCCGGCGGCACCTGGTTGTTGCGCACCGCATAGCGCAGGCCGTTGGGCAATTCGCCGAACAGCCAGCCCTGATCGTGCGGAATGTCAGTTCCGCGGTAGATCCACGGATCGTCGGGCTTGAGCGTGGTGGGCGGCGGCAGGGTCGCGGCCGGGATCGGCAGCGCCAGCGGATCCGCAAGTTGCGGAAGCTGCTGCTCCGGCACCGGCTGGATCTGGGGATGGGGGAGCTGGGTCTCGGCCCGAACCGGCGCCTGCGCGACCAGCGCCAGAACGAGGAACGGCGAGAGGAACCGCGCGGCGCGGGAAGAAATCGTCATATGGGTGGTAATAGGAGCCCGAGGGATGAAGGGATAGTGAATGGCAAACAACAACCGCTTGCTTGCCGGTAAACCCCCGGCGCCCTACATTCGTTCCATGTTCATCGAAACCGAAACCACTCCGAACCCGCTGTCGCTGAAGTTCCTGCCCGGCCAGGTGGTGATGGACGCGGGCACCCGCGAATTCGCCTCGCCCGAAGCGGCCGAGGCCTCACCCCTTGCCGAAGCGATCTTCGACACAGGCGACGTCACCAACGTGTTCTACGGGCGCGATTTCATCTCGGTCACCGCCGCACCCGGGGGCGACTGGTCCGCGCTCAAACCGCAGGTGGTGGCGATATTGCTCGACCATTTCGTCAGCCAGGCGCCGCTCTTCGCAGCCGGCACGGCAGCGGGCATCTCGGTTCCGGCCGAAGACGCAGTCGATGACGATCCGGCCGATGCCGACATCGTCGCCCAGATCCGCGAATTGCTGGAAACCCGCATCCGCCCGGCGGTGGCCGGCGACGGCGGCGACATTCAGTACCGCGGCTTCCGTTCGGGCGTGGTTTACCTGACGATGCAGGGTGCCTGCTCGGGCTGCCCGTCCTCGACCGCGACGCTCAAGCACGGGATCGAGGGGCTGCTGAAGCATTACGTCCCCGAAGTTACCGAAGTGCGTGCCGCCTGAAATGGGGCAACCGCTCGACGACGCCGCGCTCGATCAGCTTTTTCGCACCGCCCGCACCTACAATGGCTATCTCGACCGACCGGTAAGCACCGATCAACTTCACGCAATCTGGGACCTGATGAAGTTCGGCCCGACCTCGGCCAACCAGATGCCGGCCCGGGTTCTGTGGCTGACCACGAGTGAGGCCAAGGAGCGGCTGGCCCGCCATGCGGCCGCCAATGGCGACAAGATCCGCAAGGCCCCGGTCAGCGTGGTGATCGCGATGGACGAGCATTTCCATGAGCACCTGCCGTGGCTGTTCCCCCATACCGACGCGCGCAGTTGGTTCCTCGGCGACGAGAAGGAAGCGCTGCGCAAGGCGTCCGCGTTCCGCAACTCGACCCTTCAGGGCGCCTATTTCATCCTTGCGGCGCGTGCACTCGGGCTCGACACCGGGCCGATGTCGGGCTTCGACAACGCGGCGGTGGACGCCGAGTTCTTCGCCGAAGAGCCGAAGTGGAAGAGCAATTTCATCTCGACCCTCGGCTACGGCGATCCCGCGACGATCTTCGGCCGCAGCCCGCGCCCCGATTTCGAGGTCTTCAACCGCGTCCTCTAACGCGCTAGCCCCATTCCGATGAAAACGCTGGTTATCGATAGCGCCACCGAGGCCTGCTCGGTCGCCCTGCTTGACGGGGACCATCCCGTCTTGGGCGAATTGCGTATGCTCGGGCGGGGCCATGCCGAACATCTGGTGCCGATGATCGCGGCCCTGCCCGGCAAAGGCCGCGCGGACAGGATCTGCGTATCGCTCGGACCCGGCAGCTTCACCGGCGTCCGCATCGGCCTTGCTGCCGCCCGCGCGCTGGGGCTGGCGTGGAAGGTCCCGGTACTCGGGTATCCGACGCTCGCGCTGGTCGCATCGATCGCGCGCACCGAGCGGCCCGGCCCGGTAACGGTGTGTATGACCGGCGGCCATGGTGAATGGTTCGTGCAGGATTTCGATGGCGATGGCATGCCGGAAAGCGCGCTCCGCTCGCTCGCACCCGATCGGGCGAATGCCGCGCATGACATCGTCGCCGGCACCCAGGCCGAGGCGCTGGTTGCCGGGAGCGGCCACGGCATCGCCCTGCCCCTATGGCCCGACGCGCGGCGGATGGATTTGCTTCCGCCGGCCCTGCTGCGAGCCGACCTCGCCCCGATCTATGGCCGCGCGCCCGACGCGAGACTGCCCGCATGACGGCCCGCGACGAGGTCGATCACATCATGGAGGTGATGGAGACGGCCTTCGACCCCGCCTATGGCGAGGCGTGGAGCCGCCGCCAGGTCTCGGACGCGGTGATTCTCGGCAACTGCCGCGCGCTGCTGCTGGACGCGGATGGGCGCCCGCGCGAGCGCGAAAGCGACGCCGCGGGGTTCCTGCTCTCGCGCGCGACGCTGGACGAGGAAGAACTGCTGCTGATTGCGGTACGCCCGGACTTTCGCGGCCAAGGTATTGGCGGTGCCCTGATCGAGCGCTTGATTGCCGAGGCGAAAATGCGCGGGATCGTTCGACTTTTTCTTGAGATGCGTGAAGGAAATCCTGCGGAATTCCTCTACCGTAAATATGGTTTTAAACCTATCGGGCGGCGGAAGAATTACTATAATCGCGGTTCTATTCCCGGAATCGACGCGATCAGCTTCGCTCTTTCTTTCTAAAGATTTACGTTTGCATTAAATTTCGCGCATATTGTTAACTTTTCTCATTGTTGCACTTGAAACGTATAACAATTGATGCAATGGCGGTAACCTCGCCACGTGCGAGTAGAAACACGTATTTGCGACATCCCCCCTTCGCAAGAAATTGAGGACATTATGGACACTACCGAAGCCGACATGGCCGAGACGCTGATCACGCTAACCTCGGACATCGTTGCCGCGCATGTGAGCAACAACAATGTCGCGGTCGAAGAAGTACCCGCCCTGATCCAGAATATTTACGGTGCGCTCGCAAGCCTCGGCCAGAAGATCGAGCCGGTTGCCGCGCCGCTGGAACCCGCCGTGTCGATCCGCTCCTCGGTCAAGCCTGACAGCGTCACCTGCCTCGAATGCGGCAAGAAGATGAAGATGCTCAAACGTCACCTCTCCACCGATCACGGCATGTCCACCGATGATTATCGCACCCGCTGGAGCCTCCCCACGGACTATCCGCTGGTTGCCCCCAACTATGCGGAAAAGCGCCGCGAGTTGGCAAAGAAGATCGGCCTCGGCCGCAAGCCCGGCCAGAAGCGCGGTCGCCGGAAAAAGACCGCCGAGTGAACTGACGTCAAGCCGCCCGGCTGCGGGCTGTTGTAAAAGCGCCCCACAGGTCTAATAGCCGTGGGGCGTTTTTATTTCGTGCCAGTGGGACTTGCGACGTGCACCAACCGATCGACATCGAACAGCTCTGCGCGGAGCGCGGCCTGCGCATCACCGAACAGCGGCGGATCATCGCCCGCGTGCTGTCGGAAAGCGAAGACCATCCCGACGTGGAGCTGCTTCACGAACGCGCCAGCGCGATCGATCCGAAGATTTCGATCGCCACGGTCTATCGCACGGTGCGCCTGTTCGAAGAGGCCGGCATCCTCGACCGCCACGATTTCGGCGACGGCCGCGCGCGCTATGAAGCCGCGCCCGAAGCCCATCACGATCACCTGATCGACGTCGAGAGCGGCAAGGTCGTGGAATTCGTCGATCCCGAGCTCGAGGCGCTGCAGAAAGTCATCGCTGAGCGGCTCGGCTATCGCCTGGTCGATCACCGCATGGAACTCTACGGCGTCCGGCTCGACCGGGAACCGCGGGACGGCTGACCCCGATGGGTGACGCGCTCGCCCTCGAACAGACCCGTATCGCCCCGCTCGGCTGGGCGCTGATCGGGTTGCGGCTGCTGCTGATGCTCGCGCTGCTGCTGGTCTGCGCACCGCTCTATTATGTGTGGAAGCTGCTCGGCCTCGGGCGGTTCTGGCCGCGCGTGTTCCTCGGCGGGGTCGGGCTGATCGCCGGGCTCGACATCCGGATCGAAGGCCGCCCCGCGCGCCAGGCACTGCTGCTGTCGAACCACGTCAGTTGGCTCGATATCCCGGCGATTGCCTGGGCCAGCGGCAGCGCCTTCGTCGGCCACTCGGGCCTGGCCTCGATCGGCCTGCTCAAGACGCTGTGCGCGATGAACGACACGGTCTTCATCGCCCGGCACGACCGCGGCAGCGTCGCCGATCAGGTCGAACAGGTGCGCCAGGCGATCGCCGGCACCGGCGCGCTGACCTTCTTCCCCGAAGGCACCACCAGCGATGGGACCGGGTTGCTGCCGTTCAAGAGCTCGCTGCTCTCGGCGGTCGAGAATTTGCCGGAGGGCGTGCCGATCCAGCCGGTGCTGCTCGATTATGCGGAAGCGCCGGGAATCTCGTGGGTCGGCGACGAACACGGGCTCGACAATTTCAAGCGCATCCTCGCGCGCGGACGCTCGGTCCATTTGACGATCCACTTCCTCCCCCCGCTTTCGGGCCCCGAGCTGACCAACCGCAAGACGATGGCGGCGGCGGCGCGCGAGGCGATCCTGCGGGCGATGGCGCGCTAGACTTCAATTCCGCCGCCAATCCGGCTATCGGCTGCCGCGATGCCCATCACCACTCCCCCCAAGACCTACCGCGTCAAAAGCTTCGGCTGCCAGATGAACGTCTATGACGGCGAACGCATGGGCGAGCTGCTGGCCGAACAGGGCCTCAGCGCCGCGCCGGAGGGGCAGGAGGCCGACCTGGTCGTACTCAACACCTGCCACATCCGCGAGAAGGCGGCCGAAAAGGTCTATTCGGACATCGGCCGACTGATGAAGGCGGGCGGCGAAAAGCCGCCGATGATCGCGGTTGCCGGCTGCGTCGCGCAGGCCGAGGGCGAGGAGATCATGGCGCGTGCGCCGGCGGTGTCGATGGTGGTCGGGCCGCAGGCCTATCACCGCCTGCCGGAAATGCTCGGCCGCGCGGTCGAGGGCAAACGCGCGACCGATACCGACATGCCGGCCGACGCCAAGTTCGCCGCGCTGCCTAAACGCCGCCGTTCGGGCGCGAGCGCATTCCTCACCGTGCAGGAAGGCTGCGACAAGTTCTGCACCTATTGCGTGGTGCCCTATACACGCGGCGCCGAAATCTCGCGCCCCTTCGCCGATCTGGTCGACGAGGCCGCCAGGCTGGTCGATGCCGGGGCGCGCGAGATCACCCTGCTCGGCCAGAACGTCAATGCGTGGAGCGGCGAAGATGCCAAGGGGCGCGCGGCCGGCCTCGACGGACTGATCAGGGAACTCGCCAGGCTGCCGGATTTGCGGCGCATTCGCTATACCACCAGCCACCCCAACGACATGACCGACGGTCTGATCGCCGCGCATGGCGAGATCGGCAAGCTGATGCCTTATCTCCATCTGCCGGTCCAGAGCGGCTCCGACCGGGTGCTCAAGGCGATGAACCGCAGCCACACCGCGGAAAGCTATCTCAGGGTGCTCGAACGCGTCCGCGCGGCGCGGCCGGACATCGCGCTTTCGGGCGATTTCATCGTCGGCTTTCCGGGTGAAACCGAGGCCGAGTTCGGCGAGACCCTCGCCCTGGTCGAAGCGGTCGGCTACGTGGCCGCCTTCAGCTTCAAATATTCGCCGCGCCCGGGGACACCCGCCGCCGCGATGGACGGGCAAGTGCCCCCGGAAGTGATGAATGAGCGTCTGCAGCGTCTGCAGGCCGCGCTTGGCCGCGGGAGCCTGGCCTTCAACCGCAACAGCGTCGGCCGCACCTGCGAGGTGCTGGTCGAACGCCTCGGTCGTCAGGAGGGGCAGTGGCTCGGCAAGTCGCCGTGGCTTCAGTCGGTCCATTTCCAGGGCGATGCCGCGATCGGCGACATCGTCTCGGTCGAACTGACCGAAGCCTTGCCGAACTCTTTGGGCGGGCGGCTGCTGGAGCGCGTCCCGGCCTGAGCTTCCGTTACCAGAAGAACTTGTCGTAAACCCGGATCACCCGGCCGGTCCGGGAATTGATCAACAACACATCGTTCCCGTAGCGGACGTAGGTCAGACCGGCGCCGGGGCGTGGGAGGCGATAGGCCGAATAGTTCGAAACCCAATAGGGCTTGCCATAGAACGCGCGGTGCAGCCGTGCTCCCACCGCGACCGGGCGGTACATCATGCCGCGCGGGGCGGAATAGGCCGAACGGTGAAACGCGTTGCGGTTCTTGTTCCGGTAATCGCGCCAATCCTCGCGCAGTTCCTTGCGGTCTTCGCGGGTCTCGCGCGCGTCTTCACGCGCTTCCCTGAACTTGCCCCGCGCCAGATCGCGCTTGACCTCGCGCTGATCCTTGGCGACCTCGCGCTTGTCGTGGCGCACTTCGCCGGCGCTCTGGGCATAGCCGACGGCGGGGACGAGCAGCGTGGCCGCAATGGCCGCTGTCAGAATTTTTCGCATTTCCAATCTCCTTGCGGGACGCCTGACCGGCATCTCGGGAGTGAAAACGGAGCCGTGATGCCGCGTTTCCCGTAGAGCGACGAACTGTGCGCCGCCGCCCGACGAGCCGAGCCCATTCATCGGGGTGAAATGCGGCGTTCATCTGGGCGAAAGCGGGAGATCAGGTCAGCACGTCAGCAGCGGCCTTGCGGGAGCATCACCCTCTCGATCCGGCGGATCGAAATGCAGGTCCGGGCCTCCAATATGCCGTTGTCCTCGAGCATTGACCCGACGAACCGGACTGCTCCGCCAGTTCTGGCAGATCATTCTCTCTCGACCCCGTCTCCCGCCTCGCGCGGTCCACGGCTTTTCCACCGCAGCTTTTCGCGCCCCCGCTTGCTCTCCTTGGCTGTCGCATTATCTTCGTAATTCTCAGCGAAAGGAGCGCATGGCCCGCAAAGCTACTCGTGCCGATTATGCGGCACTCGCCCATCCCGAAGACCGCCGCGACGCGTCGCGGCGCGCCAGGGCAGAAGTGGAGTTCGACGAGCAGACCATGCTCGGGGCGCTGTTCGGGGAATTCGACGCCAATCTGGTCCAGCTTGAGAACCGTCTGGGCGTCTATATCGGGGCGCGCGGCAACCGGGTGCAGATCGAAGGGCCCGAAGACGCGGTGGCACGCACACGCGAAGTTTTGAAAGGCATGCACCAGCGCCTTCTGCAGGGGCAGGTGCTCGATGCGGGAATGGTCGAATCGCTGATCGCAATGTCATCCGAACCGACCCTCGAAGGGATCATCTCGGGCGATGCCGAGCGCCCGCCGATCATGATCCGCACGCGCAAGAAAACGATCGTGCCGCGTTCCGCCGCGCAGGTCGATTATATGCGCGCGCTGGCGAAGGAGGATATCATCTTCGCGCTCGGCCCGGCCGGAACCGGCAAGACCTATATCGCGGTGGCGCAGGCGGTGAGCCAGCTGATGACCGGCAGCGTCCAGCGCCTGATCCTGTCACGGCCCGCGGTCGAGGCGGGTGAGAAGCTCGGCTTCCTGCCCGGCGACATGAAGGAAAAGGTCGATCCCTATCTCCGCCCGCTCTACGACGCGCTGCACGATTGCCTTCCCGCCGAACAGGTCGAACGCCGGATCGCCTCGGGCGAGATCGAGATCGCGCCGATCGCCTTCATGCGCGGGCGCACGCTGGCCGATGCTTTCGTGATCCTCGACGAAGCGCAGAACACCACGCGCGAGCAGATGAAGATGTTCCTCACCCGCTTCGGCCAGAACAGCCGGATGGTGGTATGCGGCGACCCGAAGCAGGTCGACATCCCGGGCGGCCCGAAGATGAGCGGGCTCAACGATGCGGTCGAACGGCTCGAAGGCGTCGAAGGGATCACGGTCTCGCGCTTCACCTCCGGCGACGTGGTGCGTCACCCGATCGTCGGCCGGATCGTCGATGCATACGAAGGAACCGAGGCCTAGCCTCCGGGCCGGAAACGAACGCATGATCGAACCGACCATCCTGATCATGGCCGGACAGCGCCTCGGCCAGATCGATGCGCTGGCCGCCGCTTACGGCATCACGCATAAGTGCCTGGTGCCACTGCTCGGCCGCCCGCTGATCGGCTATGTGTTCGATGCGGTCGACGCCGCCTTTCCCGGGTCGCGGATCGTCGTCTCGATCAACGACCCGCGCGCGCTGGACGATGAGCCGGAGGCACAGCGGTTCTTCGATACGGGGCGCCTCACCACGGTCGCGTCGGAGCGCAATCTGCTCGAAAGCACTTTCGCCGCGGTCGAGGGAGCGGACTGGCCGGTGCTCATCACCACCGGCGACAATGTGTTGATGACTCCGGAAGCGCTGCGCGATTTCCACCGCTTCGCGCTCGATCAACGCGCCGATGCGGCGGCGATGTTCGCGCGCAAGGAAGATATTCTCGCCGCCCACCCCGAAGGTCAGCCGCGCTTCTGGAAGTTCCGCGACGGCGAATTCTCCGGCTGCAACACCTTCTGGATGAAGGACCGCGCGGCACTGGCGGTGGCCGAGATCTTCCGCGGCGGCGGGCAGTTCCTCAAGTTTCCCAGGCGCTTCATCGGCGCCTTCGGCCTGTCGAACTTGATCGGCTTTCGCCTGCGCCTGTTCGACACCAACCGCATGCTCGCGCGCGTGTCGCGCCGCTTCGGGAAGACGGTCAAGGTCCGGGTCGCCGACAGCGGCGAACTGGCGATCGATGTCGATACCCGGTTCAGCCACACCGTCGCCGAACGGCTGCTGCGCAAGCGGGGCGTTTCGGGCTGAGGCTCAGCGCTTGCGCGTGGCTGCCTCGACGCTCCAGACGCCGGCGCCCCTGGTCGCCATGAACAGGAACAACACGCTGTAGAGCGCGATCTGCTCGCCGCCGTTGACGATCGGATAGAAGCCGTTCGGCGCATGGACCATGAAATAGCCGACCGCGCACATGCCACTGGCGATGAATGCCGCCGGACGCGCAAACAGGCCGATCGCGATCAACGTGCCGGCAACCAGTTCGATGCAGCCGGCCGCGATCGACATCGGGTTGAGCGCCATCGGAAACGGCACCGGGAATGCCAGCAGTTTCTGGAGCCCGTGGCTGAGGAACAGCAATCCGGCCAAAATCCGCAGCAGCGCATAGGCTGGGGCGAGTATTTATCGAGAAATCCCATCGACATCCTCCCATCGTGTCGCGCACGAGCATAGCCGTTTAAGCGCGCAACGCCCGCACGATTTCTGCAGAGGGTTCTCGACTCCGCCCGGGACGGACGGCAAGGGAGCCGCGTGGATCTCGAAATCGACATCGAAGACTGGCCCGCCGGCGATTGGGACGCGCTGGCCGCGCGCGCGGCCGAAGCCGCGGCGGCGGTCGCGCCCGAACTCGGCAACCCGCGGCTCTCGGTCAGCCTGCTGTTCACTACGGACGAAGAAATCCACGCGCTCAACCGCGACTGGCGCGAGAAGGACCAGCCCACCAACGTGCTGTCCTTCCCGATGCTCGATCGCGAGGAATTGCTCGAACTGCGCCGCGAAGGCGCGCCGGAACTGCTCGGTGACATTGCCCTCGCCCGCCAGACTTGCGCAAGCGAGGCGCAGGAAAAAGGCGTTTCGCTGGCGGATCATGCCGCGCATCTGATCGTCCACGGCCTGCTCCATCTGGCGGGTCACGACCATGAAATATCCCCGACGGATGCCGAGGCCATGGAAGCGCTCGAAACAAAGGCGCTTGCGTTGATCGGGATCGCGGACCCATATTGGCCCGGGGTTTAGAGAAGGAACTGGCATAGTGTCCGACACGGACAAATTGGGCGAATCCGGCAAGGGAGACGCGGACAGTAGCGGCAATCTTTGGGGGACGATCCGCCGCTTCTTTGATGGCGATAGCGGCGAGACCTCGCTGCGCGAGCAGATCGAGGAAGCGATCGCCGAACACGAGGACGATCAGCAGGACGGTGCCGGGGAAACCGTCAAGGGCGATCTGTCGCCGGTCGAAGTCACCATGCTGCGCAACCTGCTCCATTTCAGCGAGCACGATGCCGACGACGTCGCGATCCCGCGCGGCGAGATCATCGCGGTCTCGGCCGAGACCAGCTGGGACGGGATGGTCGCGGTGTTCATCGAACACGGCCATTCGCGCATGCCGGTCTATCGTGAGACGCTCGACGAAGTGATCGGGATGATCCACATCAAGGACGTCTTCAACATCATCGCCACGGGTGAGACCCCGCCGGCCGACTGGACCGGGCTGATGCGTCAGCCGCTCTATGTCCCGCAGTCTCGCAATGCGCTCGACCTGCTCGCGGACATGCGGGCCAAGCGGGTCCACCTCGCGGTGGTGGTCGATGAATATTCGGGCGTCGACGGGATCGTTACGATCGAGGATCTGGTCGAGGAGATCATCGGCGAGATCGAGGACGAGCACGATGAGGAGCCCGAACAGCTGATCGTGCCGCTGGGCGACGGCATGTGGGATGCCGACGCGCGCGCCGAGCTGGACGATGTGGCCGAAATCATCGGCGACGAACGGATCGCCGAAGTCGAGGAGGCGGTCGATACGCTGGGCGGTCTGGCCTTCGTGCTCGCCGGCCAGGTGCCCGAAGTCGGCACGATCCTCAAGCATCCGAGCGGCTGGTGCCTCGAAGTGACCGCCGCGGACGATACCCATGCGACCCGGCTGAGGCTCCATAGCCCGCCGAAGAACCGTGAGGCCGAGGAAGAATAGGTTCGCGCCCAAGCAATCCTTCGCAAATAGCCATCTTCGCATTTGCGAAATAAGCGCTCGACACGAACCGCATTTCTGACCAACTACAGGCCGATGGCGACACGTCGCTTACCTCCTCTCCGCGCGCTCGAAGCTTTCGTGCGCATCGTTCGCATGGGTTCTGCCCGTGCGGCGGCGAGCGAGCTCGGCCTCAGTCCGTCGGCCCTGTCGCGCCGGGTCACCAGCCTCGAGGATTTCGTCGGCAAGAAGCTGTTCACCCGCGCCCACCAGGCGATGAAGCTGACCGACGACGGACGCGCGTTCTACGATGCGGTAAACCCGCATCTCGACGCGCTGGCCCAGGCGATCGAAGGCCAGTCCGAAAACCTCCAGTTGCTGCGGCTCCATCTCGGGGTTT
Coding sequences within it:
- a CDS encoding PhoH family protein, translating into MARKATRADYAALAHPEDRRDASRRARAEVEFDEQTMLGALFGEFDANLVQLENRLGVYIGARGNRVQIEGPEDAVARTREVLKGMHQRLLQGQVLDAGMVESLIAMSSEPTLEGIISGDAERPPIMIRTRKKTIVPRSAAQVDYMRALAKEDIIFALGPAGTGKTYIAVAQAVSQLMTGSVQRLILSRPAVEAGEKLGFLPGDMKEKVDPYLRPLYDALHDCLPAEQVERRIASGEIEIAPIAFMRGRTLADAFVILDEAQNTTREQMKMFLTRFGQNSRMVVCGDPKQVDIPGGPKMSGLNDAVERLEGVEGITVSRFTSGDVVRHPIVGRIVDAYEGTEA
- a CDS encoding GNAT family N-acetyltransferase, producing MTARDEVDHIMEVMETAFDPAYGEAWSRRQVSDAVILGNCRALLLDADGRPRERESDAAGFLLSRATLDEEELLLIAVRPDFRGQGIGGALIERLIAEAKMRGIVRLFLEMREGNPAEFLYRKYGFKPIGRRKNYYNRGSIPGIDAISFALSF
- a CDS encoding NifU family protein is translated as MFIETETTPNPLSLKFLPGQVVMDAGTREFASPEAAEASPLAEAIFDTGDVTNVFYGRDFISVTAAPGGDWSALKPQVVAILLDHFVSQAPLFAAGTAAGISVPAEDAVDDDPADADIVAQIRELLETRIRPAVAGDGGDIQYRGFRSGVVYLTMQGACSGCPSSTATLKHGIEGLLKHYVPEVTEVRAA
- the tsaB gene encoding tRNA (adenosine(37)-N6)-threonylcarbamoyltransferase complex dimerization subunit type 1 TsaB yields the protein MKTLVIDSATEACSVALLDGDHPVLGELRMLGRGHAEHLVPMIAALPGKGRADRICVSLGPGSFTGVRIGLAAARALGLAWKVPVLGYPTLALVASIARTERPGPVTVCMTGGHGEWFVQDFDGDGMPESALRSLAPDRANAAHDIVAGTQAEALVAGSGHGIALPLWPDARRMDLLPPALLRADLAPIYGRAPDARLPA
- the miaB gene encoding tRNA (N6-isopentenyl adenosine(37)-C2)-methylthiotransferase MiaB — encoded protein: MPITTPPKTYRVKSFGCQMNVYDGERMGELLAEQGLSAAPEGQEADLVVLNTCHIREKAAEKVYSDIGRLMKAGGEKPPMIAVAGCVAQAEGEEIMARAPAVSMVVGPQAYHRLPEMLGRAVEGKRATDTDMPADAKFAALPKRRRSGASAFLTVQEGCDKFCTYCVVPYTRGAEISRPFADLVDEAARLVDAGAREITLLGQNVNAWSGEDAKGRAAGLDGLIRELARLPDLRRIRYTTSHPNDMTDGLIAAHGEIGKLMPYLHLPVQSGSDRVLKAMNRSHTAESYLRVLERVRAARPDIALSGDFIVGFPGETEAEFGETLALVEAVGYVAAFSFKYSPRPGTPAAAMDGQVPPEVMNERLQRLQAALGRGSLAFNRNSVGRTCEVLVERLGRQEGQWLGKSPWLQSVHFQGDAAIGDIVSVELTEALPNSLGGRLLERVPA
- a CDS encoding RcnB family protein, with amino-acid sequence MRKILTAAIAATLLVPAVGYAQSAGEVRHDKREVAKDQREVKRDLARGKFREAREDARETREDRKELREDWRDYRNKNRNAFHRSAYSAPRGMMYRPVAVGARLHRAFYGKPYWVSNYSAYRLPRPGAGLTYVRYGNDVLLINSRTGRVIRVYDKFFW
- a CDS encoding Fur family transcriptional regulator, which produces MHQPIDIEQLCAERGLRITEQRRIIARVLSESEDHPDVELLHERASAIDPKISIATVYRTVRLFEEAGILDRHDFGDGRARYEAAPEAHHDHLIDVESGKVVEFVDPELEALQKVIAERLGYRLVDHRMELYGVRLDREPRDG
- a CDS encoding lysophospholipid acyltransferase family protein, which codes for MGDALALEQTRIAPLGWALIGLRLLLMLALLLVCAPLYYVWKLLGLGRFWPRVFLGGVGLIAGLDIRIEGRPARQALLLSNHVSWLDIPAIAWASGSAFVGHSGLASIGLLKTLCAMNDTVFIARHDRGSVADQVEQVRQAIAGTGALTFFPEGTTSDGTGLLPFKSSLLSAVENLPEGVPIQPVLLDYAEAPGISWVGDEHGLDNFKRILARGRSVHLTIHFLPPLSGPELTNRKTMAAAAREAILRAMAR
- the ybeY gene encoding rRNA maturation RNase YbeY — translated: MDLEIDIEDWPAGDWDALAARAAEAAAAVAPELGNPRLSVSLLFTTDEEIHALNRDWREKDQPTNVLSFPMLDREELLELRREGAPELLGDIALARQTCASEAQEKGVSLADHAAHLIVHGLLHLAGHDHEISPTDAEAMEALETKALALIGIADPYWPGV
- a CDS encoding MucR family transcriptional regulator; protein product: MDTTEADMAETLITLTSDIVAAHVSNNNVAVEEVPALIQNIYGALASLGQKIEPVAAPLEPAVSIRSSVKPDSVTCLECGKKMKMLKRHLSTDHGMSTDDYRTRWSLPTDYPLVAPNYAEKRRELAKKIGLGRKPGQKRGRRKKTAE
- a CDS encoding malonic semialdehyde reductase, with protein sequence MGQPLDDAALDQLFRTARTYNGYLDRPVSTDQLHAIWDLMKFGPTSANQMPARVLWLTTSEAKERLARHAAANGDKIRKAPVSVVIAMDEHFHEHLPWLFPHTDARSWFLGDEKEALRKASAFRNSTLQGAYFILAARALGLDTGPMSGFDNAAVDAEFFAEEPKWKSNFISTLGYGDPATIFGRSPRPDFEVFNRVL
- a CDS encoding nucleotidyltransferase family protein, which encodes MIEPTILIMAGQRLGQIDALAAAYGITHKCLVPLLGRPLIGYVFDAVDAAFPGSRIVVSINDPRALDDEPEAQRFFDTGRLTTVASERNLLESTFAAVEGADWPVLITTGDNVLMTPEALRDFHRFALDQRADAAAMFARKEDILAAHPEGQPRFWKFRDGEFSGCNTFWMKDRAALAVAEIFRGGGQFLKFPRRFIGAFGLSNLIGFRLRLFDTNRMLARVSRRFGKTVKVRVADSGELAIDVDTRFSHTVAERLLRKRGVSG
- a CDS encoding hemolysin family protein, translated to MSDTDKLGESGKGDADSSGNLWGTIRRFFDGDSGETSLREQIEEAIAEHEDDQQDGAGETVKGDLSPVEVTMLRNLLHFSEHDADDVAIPRGEIIAVSAETSWDGMVAVFIEHGHSRMPVYRETLDEVIGMIHIKDVFNIIATGETPPADWTGLMRQPLYVPQSRNALDLLADMRAKRVHLAVVVDEYSGVDGIVTIEDLVEEIIGEIEDEHDEEPEQLIVPLGDGMWDADARAELDDVAEIIGDERIAEVEEAVDTLGGLAFVLAGQVPEVGTILKHPSGWCLEVTAADDTHATRLRLHSPPKNREAEEE
- a CDS encoding DoxX family protein, which encodes MAGLLFLSHGLQKLLAFPVPFPMALNPMSIAAGCIELVAGTLIAIGLFARPAAFIASGMCAVGYFMVHAPNGFYPIVNGGEQIALYSVLFLFMATRGAGVWSVEAATRKR